A region of the Falco peregrinus isolate bFalPer1 chromosome 4, bFalPer1.pri, whole genome shotgun sequence genome:
GAGCCTTGTTTCAGagtttttttacattgtttaaTCCTAATTAGTTGTAATAAAATAGTCCAATAGAAGGtctgaaggaagaggaaagaaaaaaggtctcAAAACCTAGCCTCATCAAAATTCATCTAATACTGTCTGTTACTACAAATATCAAAGTGCCATAGTAAGTCTTGTGAAGCCATTGCGTAGTGTCATCAGAGTATAGTCAGAGTAGGTTAGCTACTCCATTGCCTGTTCATATCTTAACGCGTTTATATTCCTTTTGAGCCTTAATAtcatatttctgtgtttctcataCACATATTGAGAAAAATCATATTTGAAATTGACTTTATATGGAGCTATCAACACAAATTGCCAGTCTTAACTCAATTTGatctcctgctttgctttgcctgagtgttctaaaaaaaccccaacaacccccTGGAACAATTTAAACTTTCTTCACTCTGTCTAATCCCAAGTTCACTTGAAGTACAGTCCCCCATGATATAACCTCCAGCCTGATATTGGGATGTATAACTTAGGTATGAAAAACTTCAGAggtgaatttttctttcttccttcacacATCTAGCATATAcacctgctgctcagcacctgaACATCAACTGCACCAGTGACACATACTTCTTCCAAGACACCTTCGACGGCCCgaataaaacaaaactatcCTGCAAATTTACCTCAGATATGCTTCAAAACTGCTCCGGCGCCACAGATCCAACTTTTGGatttccagaaggaaaaccctgttttattataaaaatgaacAGGGTAAGTACAAGCTCAAGGTGCTGAGCAGGAGAGAATTCACTGAGAAACCCCCCATAGCTCGAGTCTccgctgcagagctgctgtatCACCTGCTGCCACAGCCTCGAATCTCTGCGTCGTagtgggaagaaaaattcaCGTGCTTTTCCTCAGGGACCTCCAAAGTTACCAAAGAAATAGTGAGACTCTGTCACCACCCCAGAAAAGTAACGTAGGGCAAAGTGATCTCAGAACCGTCTCTCTAAAGCGCTGGCTTCTGCGCCGTTCCGTCAGCATCTCTGCGGCGCTCCCATCCAGCCAAGTGGCACCTGGAGCAGTTTGGTTCTGCCACACCGCGACCCCGTGCCTTCAGCCGAGGCGTTGAGATGTGACAGTAACTAAAGCGCCTGCAGAGGGCCGATACTTGCACACCTTATTTCTCCAGGCTGCAAAGCAAATCTTTAGCAGAACCTATAAAAACTAAATTCAAACCTGGTATATGGTTTTCTCAGTGAAAACCACCCATACGtgttttggagaggaaaaagggaatCTTCTATGCttcctttaatttcttcagGACATAGACAAAGGGAATCTTCTATGCttcctttaatttcttcagGACATAGacaaaggcattttctttttggttttgggtaaAATTATGAGCCTTCTAGTTGAATTTTGATAGAAAGTGAAGAGCTCAAATTATCCTCCAGTTCCTGATAGACAAAAATTACTTGATTTTAGGTTTGGCTTGCACCTCAGGCATTTTCAAGAATCTGTGCAAGATCTGAGAGGAGAGCTGTGCCCCCGATTTTGGCAGGTGAAACGCAGGCTTTTCCCCAGCGtgcctctgcctcctccagcaaGGCTgtgtgccagccccagcaggggaAAGGCACATGGACGGTGCCTGGGGAGCTTTACCCCCTTTCACCTTTGCTGCTACACCATGTGATCCCACTATTTTTGTAGGATCAAATAGGCCCAAGGTTTTCTAACCAGGTATAAGATGAAAAGCACAGAgattcagcttttcctttatcGTCATGCAACTAGCCGTTTTAAGAGACCCTCGGCTGTCTGGGCATCAGAAAGAGCAAGTGGCACATGTGGGTGAGCCCGCTGGGCTTGCCAGGAGGTGCAGTGCTACCTGCCCTGGCCAGGCAAGAGCCCGCCTGCAGTGCCCATCCCAGGATGTCCTGCTTCCTAAACATCCAGCCGCGACACGGCTCCTCACCCAGGTGCACAAGATGAGCCCATCTGCTTGACAGTGCCTTACACAGAAACACATGAAGCGGCCTTTAAAGCTCCGTTAATTGTTTGCTCGCTTTTCTCTCAAAAACAATTTCCAAGACCACCAAGGATGTGTTTTCTATTTCAGATTATCAAGTTTTTGCCTGGCAATGGCACTGCACCAAGGGTGAACTGCACATATGTGGTAAGTGAATGAGGTCTGAGTCTCAGTAATTTCAAGCACCGCAGCTCCAATAGCAAATGAAGTGCAGTTGTGACCAGACAGATTaccctgcagctctggaaatAAGATTATTCTGGCCAAATACTAGACATATTCTCAGTTATGTGCAATTTCTTGCACCAGCAGacattaaggggaaaaaaaaaaagtttgctttattttaaatcacctgaaaattttgttttttcgTGCTGCACGGGacatttgctgtttgctttcagcaACCGGCAGTGAAGTTCACACCTCAGAGCAGCTTCTTCAGGTTCTCTGCACATTTCAGCGGGTCCCTGAGCACTGAATTCACAACTGCTATGAAAGAACACTTGCCTGTTTTTCTTGGCAATAATAACAGAGGGAGATTTatacttttatttgaaaaataagacCGGTGCTAAGCAGACTGCTGAACTTGAGTTTTAATCCACACTACACGGCTTTTAGCAGTGAAACACTTGCCCGAGGCTGGCTTACAGCTGCCTAGCCGATGACGTTTTTCTTACCTTACAAACAGGGTGATGAGTCTCACCCGTTGGAGGTGGACTACTACCCCGTGAACGGTACCTTCAACCTGCACTACTTCCCCTACTATGGAAAAAAGGCACAGGTGGGTGTAACatcacttttcttctttatctttGTATAAGGTGAAGCGTATGGAGCATCTTTGCAATCTTAcaagaactggaaagaaagcTAATTTTaagacttcatttttaaaattggtAGTGTAAAATtaaagaacctttttttttttttttttcccctcctagcCCAGTTACAGCAATCCTTTGGTAGCTGTGAAATTTCTCAACATTATCAGGAATGTAGAACTTAAAATAGTGTGCAAAATCATTGGAGCTGGAATTACCTTTGATAACGTTCATGATCCATACGAAGGAAAAGTggaatttaaattgaaaattgAAGACTGAGCAGCTACAGAGacacttctgaaaaacacaTGAAGAACAAACTTACCTATTATGACATTcatccatatttattttctatgacCTCCATATAAATTTACTCAAATTACAGTGCAAAGAGACATTTTCTACTGAAAGATGACCCATATAGCTAAAAATCAAGATACCACTCTCAGTGTGTGAAGATGAGATTATCTCGACATACATAGCTTAACATTCCACGGCTACAGTACGCTGCTGCCTTCATGCAAATATTTGTACAAAACAAATTTCCTCTAAGCTGAGCACCTGTGCCAACAAAGAAAGTAAGTATAGGACCAAAACatcattttctgtctgttttcaaACCATAATAAGGAATTGATGTACGATACTAAATCTCAGATATTGATAAGTAATTAGTTAGCTAGAAGAAGTAATCAATACTTTGAAACACTAGCAAGTAATAGAATTCTCAATCTCTGTTTTATAGGCTGTATAggttataaaaatatattaaaattatctGTATCCAAATGCATTGTTTTTTTGTACTAGTCAGCCAAGCCAAATTTTTTTAGCTGACAAATCAATGACTGCAAAAGAAGTGAACTTGAAATCTGTCCTCTAGTTTACAGATTTTATTGTACCACTTACAACTTCCGTATGTATGTAACAATAAAAATGACTGGTAAGACCGTAATATCCAGTTACATCCAAGAGAACTGTGCTCATTTAACTGTTAGAGGTTGtcatttgtttggggtttttttccagtagaatAGCCCTGTATAGCAATGATAATCTGGAAGATGCTGAAGTAACACCAAATCTGAAAGTTGAGAAGTCTACCATGTATGATACAAAGCCACAAGACTGCAGTGTTTGTAGAGTATGTTTATGTTCTATGGAGTTCAGGATGCTTCAGCCAGAGAATAAATATTGCACAGAAAAAGATATTCAAGAGAAGACATCACTTTACACCTCCACTGCCTGGACATTTGAGGAAATGGGAAGATGTAACAGGTCAGCCTCCTTTACTACAGTGACATTCAGATAGCCAGCCTGAAGAAAGAACCCAGTTGGAAGGCAGTATTTCCTCTTCAAAACCATAATTGGTATTTGAgccttttttagaaaaattggacattctgcatttcagaaacaataAGAAAATGCACCCTCATATAAGAATTTTTGTTCTCCCCTGGCCTTTcatgtttcaattttttttcctctaagagactgaataaaaatgaattttatatCTTTGTTGGAACATAGGTATCCCCCTGCGCATCCTTCCAAAATAAGGTGGGAAACAATAAAACACTTTTGgtaaaaaaattgtaattcaTGCTCAAGGGTAATTCAAGGTTGtctataaacagaaaatttaaattttaccAAGAAAACCAAGAACTCTTCCCCTGGCGTCTCTTAACAGACAGATTCTCTCTGCTTGACTATATTTGATTGTGTCTGTAATTTGCATGTTTAGATCAGGTGATGCAGTATCACAAGCTCACATTTTAGGTAGCACTACAGCATAACACAGGAAGATGCTGAACAAACTTCCCCCAGACTGGGTGTCTGCATCACCACAGCTCCACAACGACCGCCTAGATCGACTTTACAAAAAGACCTTTGATGGGATAAACACATCGGAAGACTGAAGTGTCCCTGTTTTGGCCAAAGGATGATGCATTCTTAGGTCAAGAAAAAGGCATGCAGGTCCACCAGATCTGGTTCTTGCAGTACAAAGATTGCCACACTAAATTTAGATTTCTCTTGAACCATCTGAGATTATTCTTTCTTTACTGGAATTACAAATAGTAACAACACAGAGGAAGGTTTGTGGCTAGCTTAAGAAGAAAAGCTCTGTAAAAGGGTACAATTAATATCAGCTTGCCTGAAACCAAACACAAGCACATTTAAATAGCAGAAAAACCAGCAGGGAAGTATTTTGTCatactgcagcagcacagccccacgcCACCTACAAGCACTCCATGTAGTGAGCAATGGAACCgtcaaagcagaaaagacaggCTCACACAGCTGCACTTCGGAGACGACCAAGCCACAGCAGGTACAAGATAAAAGACCAAAAGAAGCACAGGGGAAGGAAACTGGCAGGGCATCCTGCCCAAGGCACGGGGGCATGACtggcaaaagcaaaaccaagttGAGGAGCCACTGCATCCCCCTCTAGGCAGGGCGGTGGGGCAGGAGCAAGCAGCACAGAACACCAGCAATGACAGAGCAGAACTGAAGACGGCCACTTCTGCTGGTGGAAGAGCTCTCCAGCCTGACCACCTTCACCTTGGAGCCCAGCAAGGACCTTGGCGAgctaaacagcagcagctccacgCTATTGTAGTCACCGTGAAGTTAGTGTACAAGTGTTACAGATTAACAGTTTTATGTACGTGGCAAAAGCGATTCATAATATTCAAGAACTAACCATCAGCACTGTGTTGTTAAGGAATTAATTcagtagttttgttttcaagtccAAAATGGCCTCATTTATCAGACTTTTAAGTAGTCCCATTGCAAGTCTCCAACTCTTTCGAACACACACGTGACACATATAGATGTATGCATATACAGATGTATACATACACAGATACACGTAAATTCAGTTGCAACATTAGATATTTGATTATGTAACCGAGGAAAACACCTGCCAGGCTACATGGGAAGCTGAAGCAGCCTATTTGGTAAcaaaatacaagtgaaaaacaaatttttgaGTTTAGTTAGATGTTGATCAGCAAGGCCATCTGACAGAAcaggcaggcagcctgtgcctctGGAGCAGCGGAGGGGCGGGCAGGCACTACCGGAGGAGACGGCTGGGTGGATGTCAGTGCCAGACTGTCTGCCCTTTCTCCCACCAGCTGTGCAACACAGAGGTTAGCTGTGAGGCACAGGGAAGATAATAACATGCCATGAAACTAGTATCACTGACGCCACGGTTTTTTATGTCCAATAAATTTTAGTTTCCAGACTTATCCCTTAAAGGTGTTAAATGAAACTCTTGAAGACCAGCACAGAGAGAACTAAAACATGGCAGTTGCTTTGAGATGCATCTTCCTCTCGACACTTCCATCTATTCTTACAAATATTCATATAACTTGTAAAGCCAATAACTGAAGTGTAAAGTCCTACTGTCTATTattaaaaatgataaataacAGAGTGCAGAAGAACACTGAACATAAGCTCCTTGATGCTTAAAGAATTTTTTGTACTATAAGACTACAGCAAGTTCAAAACATTTGCCCTCTACCCTTCAGAATTCCCAAGTACTATATATtaataattaagacttaacagTCTCACACGATGTCATTGCCATTGCACTTGGGAATTCCTCTCATCATTACATATAACTGGTTTTAATCTCTTACCTGTAACAAAAGTCAAGCAGAGACTGATTCTGCAGCAAATGAAACAGTCTAAGCATGTGCTACTTTCAGTAATTGGATGTAGAATAGCAGCTGCATCAGTAATACTTGCAGAAAATACTTTATGCCTTGCACATATACCCCCTTCACAagcttaatttctttcagatACAAAAATTCAagctcaaattattttttttaacataaaataaaaatgtgcatgaAAGAACAGgtgtccttttcttttgctctatTTTGAAAAACTCTCTCACTGAGGACAAAAACTGTTCACttatcttctctttctttttcttgataCCAGAGTGGTAACAAGATGCATGGCACTTCTCATTATGTTAAGAGCAGAAACTGGGCTGAAAATTCCCTTTTTAGGATCCCACTCCATCTCTCTTGCTCGGTCTAAAATGAGAAAGAACTGAATTCTGGAGAGACACTTGAGATAACAGCCTTCATCATTAATGTGTGTATTTATGTGTAGTCCTACTGTACCAATGTGGGAATTCTATCATTTCAATCAAAATATGATCTGGGCTTTATTACCATCTTTATGAACTaggtaattaattttaattattccaATTTCAAGTCCCAGTCCTTAAACTTTGtgtcacttttctttcctggtaTCGATGAGCCTGTTAAAATGGTATCTTTCTGTGTGACCTGACATAAATCCAGTAATTTctcattatattttattttttataaactgaAGGAATTCCTTAAAATCTGTTAATTAAGATCTTGAGCTTAGGTATCAAATAACTGGGGGAAGGGCTTTTTTCAAGTCTGAATTTTTCCAATATCCTTTTAAATGATGACGCTAACAAGTACATAGCTGCTATTGGTCTCACTGTATGTGTTTGGATGTAACATCACTTTCCAACCCATTATCAGGTTTACCTATACATTCAAAATCAGATTAGCTAGGTCCTTAAAACACCACCTAAGAGACACATGCACTCCTTGTCCACCTTGACACCCACGTCATTTTTACGATCCCACATTTTCAGCATATAGTCTTATCTCCTAGAAGTGTAGCTTGAACTCTTTGTTCAAAAGATGTGTAGTGTAACCATAACGTTTTTTGGACATGCTCTGATTGCCAAGCATTCCACACTAATCTTTCCTTTCATTGTTTACTTCTTTTCTAGCCAGcataatctaaaaatatttttaaattttcttctggtttattgaaaaaaaatgttaaacacCAGTACAATCTTACCTGATGCAGCTATTCAGTCAGTAATAATGCCACAAAAACTATTTTTGATTCAGCAGTAAACAGTTCATAATCCTTTAACATACAATCTGTTGATAttgtaaaatacatacataaaatcaGAAtgcaatgaaacagaaaagacctAAAGATGCTGAAACATATCCATCGTCCTTGACTAGCTAAAAAGTTGCAACCTCCTCCAATACTCATTTGATAAGACTTATTATGTACTCTGTCATTAATAATTAACCTTCcaggcttttaattttcttttagccATCTTCTTCAATAGTTCTAATATGAGGTTCAGGGCTGATCTCAGGCTGTCTAGACCACATTTGGACAGGACTTCCTCACACCACTTTGAAAACTGGCATTTACCATTATTTTAGTCTGTAAAAACTTACCATTTCAAGGTTCATTAGACATCAGCATCAGAAATTTAGAGGTCCACTCTACCTAGCATAAATTACCTGGGTTGCCTGTTTTAAGAGAGTTAAGCTTCAAGTATGTGCTTAAtgctctgctttatttttaacaaattctcTCAAGTTTACATGATAAAAGAATACAAACCTTCCCTGAAGTCTGCAACTTTTGATGTGCTACAATGCAGAAACTTTGCATTCTGCTAGGACCAGCCCTGCTGAGAGGTTAGGGCTGGTATTGCTGCACTATTTACAGCGATTTACCATGATGTGTATATAGTAATGTGTTAAAAGATCAAATCTTTGAGCCAAACTTTGGATTTCAACCTGTTCAAAACATCCAAAAGTTTAAGAGGTCAtaacagaataaagaaaagcacttgTAAAGATACTGCATGGGTGATTTTCAATGAACACCagtctctcttctttcttctctgccacATCAGGACATTCTGCCTTTATCGCAGCAAAGCTGTGTATCAATAATCATGATTTTCCCTGGTGCATGTTTCACTTGTTAGTGTTGACGTGTTTTGAATGTTTCTCTGGGGACAGCAGCTCTCCAGTTGAGTGAAAGGCAGATGCAGCGCG
Encoded here:
- the ATP4B gene encoding LOW QUALITY PROTEIN: potassium-transporting ATPase subunit beta (The sequence of the model RefSeq protein was modified relative to this genomic sequence to represent the inferred CDS: substituted 1 base at 1 genomic stop codon), with the protein product MATLNEKKTCSERMENFRRFVWNPETRLFMGRTLINWVWISLYYLAFYVVMSGLFALSIYSLMRTVNPYEPDYQDQLKSPGVTLRPDVYGDRGLQIYYNASDNKTWEGLVTTLQTFLTAYTPAAQHLNINCTSDTYFFQDTFDGPNKTKLSCKFTSDMLQNCSGATDPTFGFPEGKPCFIIKMNRIIKFLPGNGTAPRVNCTYVGDESHPLEVDYYPVNGTFNLHYFPYYGKKAQPSYSNPLVAVKFLNIIRNVELKIVCKIIGAGITFDNVHDPYEGKVEFKLKIEDXAATETLLKNT